The Heliorestis convoluta genome includes the window TAGAAATACAAGAAGAATTAAACAGAACGATATCAAATGTAACGAAAGGGACTTGGTCATACCAATTGACGAACTGGAATGATCAAAGTTTTATATTTTTAGATTACGAAATCCGAAAAAATAAATTAGTACACTCGAAAGAATCGAACGTACAACTTCTTGTACCTTCTTCCAAGATTAAAGAAAAAATCAAGCCTTTTACTGCCCAGGGTAAACCCAGACACCACAATCGAAGAATAAACCTTCCTACTAGAGAAATAGTAAAGCTTTATAATGATGAAATTACTCAACTATATCAATATTATGGACTGGCCGAGGACGTAAAAAAGAAAATACGTAGTTTTAGGTATTATCACTATAGAAGTTTACTGAAAACAATTGCAAGAAAAGAAAAAAGCACTGTTCCCAAGATAATTAAAAAATACGCTTTTTCGATAAATGAAAAAATTGATTGTGATCAGTATTTCTATCAATTTGTATGTAAGTAGATAAAAATAAAAATTACAGATTTACAAGGTTCGCTTAGGAATGACTGGAGAGCCGGATACATTGAAAGGTGTACGTCCGGTTCGGAGGGGGATCATTAGAAACCTGATAAACATCAAGGCGCTGTTGATCTACCCTACAAAACAACAACAACAGTTAACTTAGGTGCTTGCTTAGCTGAATTAGATTATTCTGTTCTTCTCGTTGACATGGATCCGCAAGGTAATAGCTCAAGTGGACTTGGAATTGATAAATTAAAGCTACAACACTGTATCTATGACGTTCTTATCAATGGTGCGCCACCGGAGTCGATTATTCACAAAGCTGTTATTGAAAATCTCGATGTCTTACCAGCAACGATACAATTGGCTGGTGCCGAAATAGAATTAGTATCAGCCATCTCTAGAGAAGTCAAGTTAAAAAAAGCACTTGAGTCACTGGGCGATCAATATGATTACATAATTATTGATTGTCCACCTTCTCTCGGATTGCTTACATTGAATGCTCTAACGGCGGCCAACTCGCTTTTAATCCCTATACAATGCGAGTATTATGCCCTTGAAGGAGTAAGCCAATTGATGAGTACCATTAAACTTGTACAGCGTCATCTCAATCCAGATTTAACTCTTCTAGGCGTGTTGCTTACAATGTTTGACGGAAGAACAAATCTAAGCATACAAGTAGTAGAAGAAGTAAAAAAACACTTTCAAGAGCAAGTCTTCAAAACAATCATTCCACGTAACGTGCGCTTAAGTGAAGCGCCTAGCCATGGCCAACCTGTGATTCTCTATGATACAAGATCACGAGGTGCAGAAGTTTATCGTGAAATGGCAAAGGAAGTGATTTTACGTGGCTAAAAAAGGGCTGGGGCGAAGCTTAGGCAAAGGACTTGACGCTTTAATTCCATCGTTACCTCAAATAAAGCAAGAAGAAGATGATCAAAAAGAAGAGGTATCCGAAATCACTCTAGAACAAATCGACCCCAACCCGGAACAACCTCGCAAAAACTTCGAACCAGAAGCACTTGCTGAGTTGGCTAGTTCCATTCAAGAGCATGGCCTAATACAACCCTTGGTAGTAAGGTCTGTAGGAAAAGGTCGCTATCAACTGATTGTTGGAGAAAGAAGATGGCGTGCCTGTAAATCCATTGGATTAAATAAAGTCCCAGTGATTATAAAAAATTGGGACGATCAAAAAGTAGCAGAAATTGCTCTAATTGAAAATATTCAAAGGAAAAACTTAACACCTGTAGAAGAGGCTGAAGCGTTTCGCAGTTTACTTGAAGATTTTTCACTTACTCAAGAAGAACTAGCCAAACGAGTTGGCAAAAGCCGCACTTATATTACCAATTCGTTGCGTCTTTTACAGTTGAACGAAAAAGTTCAGTCCATGATTAATATGGGTCAGATCACGACGGGTCATGCGAAAGCAATAATGGCTCTATCAGATGGGCAAGATCAAGAATTGATGGCACAGACCGTACTAGAAGAAGGCTGGTCTGTTCGCAAGACCGAAGATCAGATTCGAGAAAAATTGGGTAGAGAGAAAAAAGTAAAAGAGCCTCTCGATGAAAATAACAGGGGTTATGGAGAGGTAACTGTCAATCCAAAAGATAAAGATATTCCTGACAAAGGAAGGGCTGAAAAAAGAACT containing:
- a CDS encoding ParB/RepB/Spo0J family partition protein, which translates into the protein MAKKGLGRSLGKGLDALIPSLPQIKQEEDDQKEEVSEITLEQIDPNPEQPRKNFEPEALAELASSIQEHGLIQPLVVRSVGKGRYQLIVGERRWRACKSIGLNKVPVIIKNWDDQKVAEIALIENIQRKNLTPVEEAEAFRSLLEDFSLTQEELAKRVGKSRTYITNSLRLLQLNEKVQSMINMGQITTGHAKAIMALSDGQDQELMAQTVLEEGWSVRKTEDQIREKLGREKKVKEPLDENNRGYGEVTVNPKDKDIPDKGRAEKRTYKDPEIIALEERMRTWLKTQVKIKHYGEKGTIEISYYSLEDLQRVFDCFFDEQEK